The following is a genomic window from Gammaproteobacteria bacterium.
TGCCGGCGCCGCGCACGTCGGTCTGCGCAAGTGTTGCGGCGCACAGCTGGTTGATCCGCCGGGGGAGGCCTTCACTGTGTGCGTAGAGGGTCGCGATGGTATCCGGCGGACACAGATCCTCCGGCAGCGACGCTGCGCGCAGACGGTGACGGATATACCCCGCGGTCTCGGCCGCGGACAGGGGGTCGAGAGCGTAACTGCGGTCCACCTGCGGCGCCGCGGCACCGACGCGGGCGGCCAGCCATGCGGTGGGGTCGTCGCTGCTGGCGAGGACGACACTGGCGTGGCCTCGTGGGAAGAAATGGAAGAGCAGATCGAGGTCTTTCGGCAGCAGCCTGTCCGCCGAATCGATCAGCAGCAGCGGCCGGTTGCGGCGCTGGTCCGAGGCGATCAGACGCATGCCCAGCCGTCGTCGTACGGTCGATTCATTGTCGCCCGGTACGTCGACGTGCAGCGCCTTGGCCGTATCGAACAACAGCCGTCCCGGTGTCGGCGCGGAGATCAGACCGATGACCGCCACGGATGCCGTCTCCCGCAGCGCCTGCAGGACGGCGGTCTTGCCGCTGCCCGGTGGGCCGGTCAGGCACAGCAGGTGCAGACCCGCGGCGATGTCCTGCTGCAGGCCAGCGAGTGCCCGCTGCTGGCTGTCGACCGGGAACAGCGGCACCCGGTCGGGATTGAAAGGGAAAGCGTCCCTGGTGCGGGTGGCCGGGGTGCGGGCGGCCGGGTCCTGAGCCATGTGCTACTCCTTCCTGCGGCAGTGGGTGGTGGAGGTCGCCGCACGGTTTTCACCTGTCAGTGCCAGGGTAACTATACAATCCGGACCGGTGATGCGCATGCCAGAGAACCGCTGCAAACGTCCATCAAGCGGATGGTCGGCGCCGGCGGCAGGGGCCTTTTTTCTGTCGTCTTATCCCGTGACCTGGTCTGGGGCGTTGCCCGGACGCTCAGCGTCCTTCAGCGCACGCAGCCTGGCGATGGCCGGCGGCAGAGGCTGGAGTGGTTCGATATAGGTCCCGGCAGGTGCGCGCAACACCACGGCACGTACCTGCGCCGCGGTCACGCGCTCGTCGCCGCGTCGGCCGGCATCCATCAGCGCAATGGCACACAATCGGTTGATGCTGCGCGGCAGCCCCGCGGTATAGGCATGCACCGCAGCGTTCGCCTCGCCGTCGAACAGATGGGCGGGCAGACACGCCTGTGTCAGCCGGTGGCGGATGTAGCCGGCGGTATCCGCCGGGGCAAGGGGTTCGAGCCGGTGGATGTGTTCCGCGCGGGGCAGGGTGGAGCGCGGCTGCGCGTGCGTGAAGAAGCTGGCGAGCACCGGCCGGCCGGCGAGCAGGATGTGCGCACAGCCTGGATTGAAGAAGTGGAACAGCACGTCGAGATCCGCTGCCTGCAACCGATCGGCATCGTCGATGAGCAGGGTGAGCGGCCGGCGATGACGACCGGTGGCCGTCAGGGTCATGGCGAGACGCCGCCGCACGGTGGTCGTCGTGTCGCCGCGCACATCCAACCCCAAGGTCTTGGTGAGATGCTGCAGGAGGGCTCCGGGCACCGGCGCGAGCACCAGGACAGCGGACGCGCCGAGGTCGGTGTGCAATGCCTGCAGGAGTGCCGTCTTGCCGCTGCCCGGCGGACCGGTCAGACAGTTGAGGTGATGGCCGCCGAGGAGACTCTGCCGCAGCCGTTCCAGCAGCTGCCGGTGGCCGACAGCGGGATACAGTGGCCGCTGGTCGGCCTGTAGCGGGAAGGCCTTGCTCGCACGGACGGCGAGTTCCATGTCCATGGTCGTGATCCTGGTGTACGCAGCCCCGGATACCTTAACTGGGGCGGACGCGCCATTATCGCAGCTGCGAGTGCCGCGGGGTAGCATGGGGTGGGGGGTGAGGCGTGAGGCGTGAGGAGAAAAGATATTGGCCACGGAAGCACACGGAAGAACACGGAACAATGGGTTGTGCGCGAGGCTGTGGGCCGGGCTCTTCGAGCCGCTGGTCGTGGTAAAACCATTCCACTCCCGGGTTTTCAATAATGAATGTTTCCGTGTATTTCCGTGTGCTTCCGTGGCCATAATGGGTTTTATGCCTAACTCCTCACGCCCAGCCCCATGACATCGACAGATCGGGGCCGGTCACGAAAAGCCAGGACCGTTTCAGATCCCCAAACGCTCGAGCCGGGAACAATGCCTGTACATCTTTGGCAATAAATTTTTCCGTGTATTTCCGTGTGCTTCCGTGGCCATAATGGGTTTTACACCTCACTCCTCACGCCTCACACCTCCCGCCCAGCCCCATGACCCCCGACACCCCTAGCCCTTTGATCGCCGTGATCGGCGGTGGTCCCGCCGGCCTCATGGCCGCCGAGGTGCTCAGCGGGGGCGGGATGCGTGTGGCGCTTTTTGACGCCATGCCGTCGGTGGGACGCAAGTTCCTGCTGGCCGGCAAGGGCGGCATGAACCTGACCCATGCCGAGCCGCAGGAGGCCTTTCTGCAGCGCTATGGTGTGCATCGCGGGCGGATCGCGCCGCTGCTGGAGGCCTTCGGCCCCGCGGATCTGCGGGCCTGGACCCACGATCTGGGCATAGAGACCTTCGTCGGCACCTCGGGGCGTGTTTTCCCCGTCGACATGAAGGCGGCACCGCTGCTGCGTGTCTGGCTGCAGCGCCTGCGCGCCGGCGGGGTACGCTTCCATGTGCGGCACCGCTGGCTGGGTTGGGCAGATACCGGTGCGTTGCGTTTCGCAACACCACAGGGTGAGTCGACGCTGGCGGTGGACGCGGTCGTCCTCGCCCTGGGCGGCGGCAGCTGGGCGCGGCTCGGTTCGGACGGCGCCTGGGTACCGCTGCTGGCCGGGCGGGGTGTGACGGTCGCGCCCCTGCGGCCGTCCAATTGCGGCTTCGACGTCGGCTGGAGCGAACATTTCCGTACGCGTTTCGCCGGACAGCCGGTCAAGTCGGTGGTGGTGAACTGTGCGGACGCGCAGGGCCGGACGCTACGCCGGCAGGGCGAGTTCGTCGTGACCGGGAGCGGTATCGAGGGCGGCGTGATCTATGCGCTGTCGGCCGCCTTGCGGGACCGTATCGAGGCCGATGGCAGTGTCTGCCTCGAACTCGATCTGGTGCCGGGACGGGATGCGGCGCAGCTCGCCGCGGCCCTGGCCCGGCCGCGCGGGTCGCGCTCGTTCGCCAATCACCTGCGGCGCCAGGCGGGCATCGCAGGCGTCAAGGCCGGGTTGGTGCGCGAGTGCCTGGCGGCGGAGGTCCACACCGATCCGGTGCGACTGGCGGCGGCGCTCAAGGCGCTGCCGTTGCGACTGCTCGCGCCGCGCCCGCTCGACGAGGCGATCAGCAGCGCCGGCGGCGTGCCGTTCGAGGCACTCGATGAACGGTCGATGCTGCAGGCGCTGCCCGGTGTCTTCTGCGCCGGGGAGATGCTCGACTGGGAGGCCCCCACCGGCGGTTATCTGCTGACGGCCTGTTTCGCCAGCGGCCGTGCGGCAGGGACGGGCGCGCTGGCCTGGCTGCGGGCCACCGCACCGGTTGTGAACAGGTCGCCCCCGTCCGATGCCAGCCGCGATGCGCCGCTCGGCAGCAGTTGATTCAGGCGTGGTTGGGTATCCGTGCCCCCCTCCGCGGCCATCCACTTTCGCCTGCGGGAACCTTTCTCCGCCCTCGTGCATCTTGCCGGTAACGCCTTCACAGGTAACTGCACAACTGGAGAATCGCCATGAAAGACCTGACCGGTAAGACCCGTGTGACCACGGACATCATCGACATCCCCCGCCGCCGCTTCGTCTCGGGCGCCGGCGGCCTGACACTCTCGGCCGCCGCCGTGGCACTGCTCGGCGGTGCGCCGCGCCTGGCCCTGCGGGCCGGTGAGGTGGGCAGCGGCGATATCACCATTCTCAATGCAGCCATCGGCTCTGAGTTGGAGGCGATCGCGGCTTACCAGGTCGGGGCCGAGAGCGGTCTGCTGGGGAAGGACGCGAAGCGGCTGGCGTTGCAGTTTCAGGGCCATCACCGCTCGCATGCCGACCTGCTGCGCGGCACGGTGATGCAGCTCGGTGCGACGCCGGTCGAGGCGCGCGACCGTTACGATTTTCCCGTCGATCAGCTGAAGAACGAGGCCGATGTGCTGCGTTTCGCCGCCGGGTTGGAGCGTGACGCGGTCAGCGCCTATCTGGGGGCCGTGCCGCAGTTCGGTGATCGCGCGCTGGCCAGGGCCGCGGCCAGTATCCTGGGCGACGAGGCCATGCATTGGGCGGTGCTGCGCTATGTGCTGGGCGAGGACCCGGTGCCGACGGCGTTTGTGTCATGAGCACGACCGTCGGCTATGCTTGGATGATCGCGGCTGGAGGGACATTCCCATGACAGAGCAGGCACTGTGGGCACAGGCTGCGCGCCGTGCCCCGGCGGTAGCGGCGGACGTACCCGATGACGCCACACTGGTGGCACAGGTGCGTGCCGGGGATCTGCACGCCTTCGAGTTGCTGATGCGCCGCCACAACCGCCGCATGTTCCGTACGGCACGCAGCGTGGTGCGCGATGCGGATGAAGCTGAGGACATCGTCCAGGAGGCCTACGTACGGGCCTGGCTGCGGCTCGCCGAACTGACGCGCCCGGCCGGCTTTGCCGCCTGGGTGGCGCGCATCACGGTCAACGAGGCGTATATGCGTCTGCGACGTAGCCGCCGGCTGACCCTGGTCGGCGACGAGGAGCAACTGGAGATGGCGACAAGCGACGATGGAGCACGCTCCACCCCGGGCCCCGAGCAGCTGGCCGGCCGCGCCCAGCTGCGGGGATTGATCGAGGCCGCCATCGATGCGTTGCCGCAGCCGTTTCGCAGCGTATTCGTGCTGCGGATGGTGGAGCAGCTGGATACCGCAGAGACCGCCTATTGCCTCGATCTGCCGCCGGCCACGGTGAAGACACGCTTGCATCGGGCACGCCTGCTGCTGCAGCGTCAGCTGGCTGAGGTCGTGGATACCGCGGCCGCGGATGCCTTCGAGTTCGGCGGTACGCATTGCGACCGCGTGGTGGCGCAGGTGCTGGCGCGGATCCGTGGCGAGCCCCAGCCGCGATGAAGTCGCTTGCCGAGGTCGTGCGCAGTGCCTGTGTGGAGGCCGCGCTGGCCGCCTACGAAGAGGCCGGCATCCTGGGGCTGTGTCATGAAGGCCGTTGGGAATATGCGCTGCAGGCGATCAAGGCGCTGGATCTCGATCGTCTGGCGGCCGGGATCGATACCGTCGCTAGCGACGCTGTCGATCCCGGTGCTTCGGCAGAGGGTCGCTGACGGCCCGATCGGCCGCCACGCACACGGAACGCGTATAAACAGCCCGAAAGCAACGTGTGCCTGCTGTCCGAGTACCAGTATCTGAATGTATGCGGTGCAGCGCCGCGGTGCACGCCACCGCTATACCCCACCTGGAATGTTTCGTCTGGGCGTCTTCGCCCGCACCCCCAGCCAATGCGTACCGTGCCCGGCGGCCGCGGCCCTGAGATCGGCGTCAAGTTTGGCGACACGCATGGCGATCCCCGCTTGATTTGTGATGACCGCAGTCACTAGTATCGCTGGGTCCACAGGGGTGGGGCGGTGGCCCGCGGCTGTGGATCGAGGCTGAACAATATCAAAAAAGGTGGGGTGGGAGACGTGAACCGAATCTTCGAATGGATCAAGGCCAGTTGGAACGACGAATCCAATGTCGGCAAGGCCAAGCTCGCGGCCGTGGCCGCGTTGTTGTTTCTGGTGATCGCATCCTTGTTGCCCGATCCGGAGCCCGGCATCGAGGTGCCGGACCGCGGTGCGGTCGTACGGGAGGATGTGGACGGGGATGCCGCGCGGCAGGCGGCGCAGACCTACGACAGTTATGAGGCGCGGATCGGTGAACTCGAGCGCGAGTCGCGGTCGGCCGAGGAGCAGGCGGCCGCCGCCTATCACGGCTACGAGGCGCGCGTGGCCGAACTTGAACAGGAACGGCTGCAGTTACAGGCCCGGCTCGACGAGTACGAACCCGGGGCCACGGCCGCGACGGAGGCGGCTGACGCCTACCGCAGCTACGAGGTGCGCATTGGTGAATTGGAACAGGAAAAGCGCATCCTGGCCGAGCAGATGGCGAAGCTGGAGGCCGGCGGAGACGCGGCCCGCGAGGCGGCCGCGGCCTACGCGAGTTATGCCGCCCGGGTCGCGGAGCTGGAAGAAGCTATGGCCAGCGGCGCGCGCGAGGCCGCGGAGACCTATGACAACTATACGGCCCGCATCGGTGAGCTCGAACGCGCCAACGCGGCACTCCAGGCCGAGAATGCAACCCTGCGCGCCGCCCTGGAGCGTTTCCAGGGCCAGGAGACGGCAACGCCGGAGGATGGTGAAACGACACCGTGACCGCCGCGCCGGTCGCCAGGGGACAGAACATGGCCGGGATAGTGTCGACCGGCCGAACCACGGCGATCAGAGCCGCTCCAATCACGCCATGTCACTCTACGTCGCTCCATACCAGCTCTATACTGGAGGTAAGGCAATGATGACAACCGCGTGGTTGAGGAGGCGGAAATGAACACCATCTACATCCATATCAACGAAGAGCTGGATGCCCATCAGCTCGATGACATCGGCGCAGAACTCCGGCAACTGGCACATGTGACCGATGTGGAGGTCAATGCCGGTCAGCCGCACGACCTGCTGGTGGAGTACGACCCGCATCGGAGTATGCCGATGTCCATCCTGCGTCAGCTCAGCCGTCTGGGGCTGCATGCCGACGTGATGCCCTGCTGAGGGCGAAGCCCCGGCGGACCGTTCGGTCACGCGAGACACGGGCCATGCGGCACGGCGGCGCCGGCGTGTGGGTCTCGCGGCCGATGCGGCCTTGCGTGCCCCCGGAAATCCTGTCAAAACCCCCGCAGATCGCCAGGAAAACCGCTCGAATGCGTCGACGCAGACCCCATCCGGGGTCTGATCCGCCGGCCGGCGTGGTATCGTATGGCACTATGAAACTCGCTGTCCTCTCCGACATCCATGGGAACGTCCCGGCGTTGGCCGCGGTCCTTGACGACATCGAGCGCTGGGGCGCCGAGCGGCTGATCGTCAACGGCGATCTGGTCAGCCGCGGTCCCTACAGCCTCGAGTGTCTGCGCCTGCTCCAGGCGCGCGCGCCTGATGCCCATTTCCTGACGGGCAACCATGAAACCTATGTGTTGCGCTGCGCTGACGAGCCGGCCGATCCGGAGAGTCCGACCCACGACATCGACCGCTTCGCCGACTGGGCCCGGTGGCAGTTGGGTGCGGCCGTGGACGAGATCCGCACCTGGGGTGACCAACTCGACCTGACGGACCTCGAGGGCGGTGCGACCGTGCTCGTCACCCACGGCTCACGGCTCGGCAACCGTGACGGCATCTCGGTGCGTACCCGCGACGACGATCTGCCCGCCAAGCTGGGTGAGCCGCGCGACCTGTTCATCGGCTCGCACACCCACAGGCCGCTGCTGCGGCGTTTCAACGGTACGCTGGTGGTGAATACCGGTTCGGTCGGCCAGCCCATGGACGGTGATGCGCGTGCCGCATATGGTCGTTTCACCCTGATCGGCGGCCGCTGGCAGGCCGAGATCGCACGAGTAGTCTATGACAAGGCGCAGGCGGAACGGGATTTCATCGACAGCGGCTTTCTGGTCGAGGCCGGCCCCATCGCGCGGTTGATCTATCTCGAACTGCGGCAATCGCGCACCCATCTCGGACCGTGGCGGCAGCGCTACCTCGAGGCAGTCAAGGGTCGCGAACTGAGCGTGACCGCGGCGGTCGATGCCTATCTGCGTGCACTCTAGGGGCCTGCCGGCACAGTGGATCAGCCCCACGTCCGACAGGCCCCTGGGAGCGCCGCTGCAGTCGCACGATCCTGAGTCCAGCTACCGGCGATAACCGGTATCGCGGCCGATGGAGCCGCCGAGGATCGCGCCGGCCACGGTGGCGACATCCTTGCCGCGACCCTTGCCGACCTGATTACCGAGTACGCCGCCGATAATGCCGCCGACGATCATCGGCGTGGCCGAACGGTACCCGTCCGCGGCCGGCGGATAGCGGCCCGGTTCGTCGCCGTAGTAGCGCGGCTCGTCATAGTAACGGGCCGGTTCGTACACCGGCCGCTCCACCACGATGACCCGCTCGACCACCGGTTCCGGATAATAGTGGTGTTCGTGCACGACCGTCCGCTGATGTTTGCGCCGGTGCTTGTCGTGGCGCGGGTGGCGGCGTTCGTCGTAGCGGTAGGCGTTGTCGTGACTGCCATAGTAGTGGTTGTTCACGATCACCTTGTCCGCGTGTGCCAACGGGGCAGCGGCCAGGGTGGCGCCGCTCACGGCGAGACTGATCAGGACGCGTTGCAGTCGGTTCATCGCTTGTCTCCTTGTGGTGTCCCGGCCCGGGACCCCCGGGCGTTGGCAAGCAGACTAGCAGCCTGAATCTGAACGCCGCCTTAACGGCACTGTCACGTACGCAGACCATTCCTGGCCACGGAAGTACACGGAACAACATGGGAAAAGCGTATTGTATAAAGCCCTCAAACCAACTGCGGGCCGCTCCTGGGCTTATCTATTGAATCCGGTCCGTGTTGTTCCGTGGCCATTGCTCCAAGACATCGGCTTACGTACGTGTCATTACCCGCCGCCGTCGGCACGGTGCGTCCCGTGGTGGCGGTCAGCCGCCAGCGGTACTCAGGCCTCTTCTTCCGCGCTATCGATCCAGGCATCCGCATCGTCCCGATCGCCCCCTGTGTCAGGATAGAAGTCGCCCCGGCCCTCTTCGTCGGCGGGCTTTGCGGCTTTTGCAGGAGCGGTGTGCTCCGGGATGTTCAACGGGCGGGCATGGGTATGCTTGAAGGTACGCCGTGCCGTGTCGTAGGCGGCGTCCAGCGTATCGATCAGCTTGGCCTCGGCAGGTTTCAGCTCGCGCAGCTTGGGCTCGACGACCGCGCGGGTGTACTCGAGGATCTCGTTGCGTGCGAGATTGAAAAGATAGGTGGTCTTACGGTTGCCCGTGTCCAACTGTGTATCACGGACGACGGCAGTACTCTTGTCACCGGCCTCCAGGTAGCCGTACCAGAGGGCGCCTCTGTTCTTGGACGATCCCGACATTGTGTTCACCTGAACGCTGAAAGATGGACTCCATGGGTGCGCCCGCCAGGGCGCGTGGCGGAATATTAGCCAGCTGGAGCGATCTGTCCAGGAAAACTTTGGGAGGGGTGCGGCCGCCCCGGGCGAGCGGCGTCCGGGTCAGTCCCGCAGGCCGAGGGGGTCGTTCGGGTCGAGTCCTTCCATGAAGGGCCGGCGGCGGTCGGCAGCGGTGGTCTGGTAGACCTTGCCGACCCAGTTGTTCAGGATCGCCTCGGCGGTGTCGTGCCAGGTGTTGTCGATCTGCGGCACGATGAGCGCCTCGGGCAGTTCCGGCGGTGGCCGGCCGGTGGCGAGGGCGGCCTCCAGGGCCACGCGGTGTTCGTCCAGGATGGCCTGGGTCTGCAGGCCGAAGTAGTTGTCGGGAAAGGGTGGATAGTCGGCACGCGCACCGCTGGCGTAGCGTTGTACCTCACGCTTGTATTCCTTGAGCAGGCTGATGCTGTCGTATTCGGGGTGCCCCTGCAGGAATACCAGCCGGAAGCCATCCTCGCTGACGGCGAGGTGCACCCCGGCCGCGGCGCTCTCGGCCAGCACGGTGAGACCGGCGGCCTCGAACTGACTGCGGTCGATCTGGTTGAAGCGCGAATGCGGCACGTCGAAGCGTGTGTTCACGCCCAGCACCAGCGGGTGGCGGCGATCGACCAGCTGGTGCGAATACACCCCCCAGCGCTTGAAGCCCAGCGGCCGGCGCTTCTGATGATAGCGGAACTGCAGCACCGCATGCGTCGCCAGGCAGGAGCACAGCGTCGAGGTGACGTTCTCGTAGGCCCAGTCGATCACCTCGATCAGCGGCTCCCAGAAGGGCTGTTCGGCGAGTTCGGTGCCCTGGACGTTGGCGCCGGTGACGATCAGGGCATCGAGGCCGGCCTCCTTGATCTGGCCGAAGGTCTCGTAATAGCGCTCCACGTGCGCGCGCCCCTCCGTGCCGCGCTCCAGTGCGTCCAGGGTGAACGGGTGCATATAGAACTGCGCGATCTGGTTGCTCTCACCGACCAGGCGGAAGAACTGCCGCTCGGTCGCGGCCAGGGCGGCGTCCGGCATCATGTTCAGCAGGCCGATGTGCAGCTCGCGGATATCCTGATGGACGGCATCCTCGCCGGGCACGATGGTCTCGCCCTCCTCTTGCAGGCGGGCGAAGGCGGGCAAATCTGAATTGGCGACCAGGGGCATGGGCAGAATCTCTCCAGCGGATGTGCGGCGTCGTAGCGGTGCGGCAGGCACATTATCCCAAAAACATCGTTGCGGCCACGGAGGGACACGGGAAACGCTGACAAAGCCATACGCTTCACACGGGCTGGCACCACTCGCGAGCTGGTGCGCAGCCGCTGCAGAGATGTTCTGTGTGTCAGTGGCTCGCGCGTGCTTCGGGGTCGCAGGCGATAATCGGGATTATATCGGAGATGCGGTGGTCGGTGTGCTGCATGCCGGGCGGCCGGCTACCCGACGATGCGGGCTTCGAGCGTAGCGGCCGAGCCCCATAAGAGACCCCTCCCGGGCGGGAGGGGTCCGCTCTCGGACTTGGTTCAGAAGGTGAAATCCGCCATCAGCCAGAACTTCTGCACGTCGGTGCGCTGAGCGGGGTTGCGGGCGACGTTGGTGGCGTTCCTGTCGGCCGAGTAGTCCGCGAATTTGGCAAGTACCTTCAGGTTTTTATTGATCGGCTTGACTGCCAGCAGATTCCATTCATCGCCGTAGTCGTAGCTGCTGTTGTCGCTCTGGTAGTCGTGGTAGATCGCGACCAGTTTGACACCCGCGACTGCGGTGCTCGCTGCCACGCTGGTATCGATCAACCCGTCGGCAGGGTTGGCGAGGAACTTGTCGGCCCAACCGTTCTGCGCATGCACGGTCGCCAGCGGCGTGCTGAGACTGTAGGTGCCGTTGCCGCTGAGCCGTTCCTGATTGAGCTTCACCTCAAACTGCTTGAAACCCAGGCCCAGCGTCAACCAGTAGTAATCCGCGTCGCCCGGCCTGCCGTCGGCGTAATCCGTCTGATCGGCATATTCCGCGGTGTACAGCAGCTTCATGGTGTCGCTGATGGCGTGGCTGCCGTCCAGGCGCAGACCCAGGGTGCGCGTCGACAGCGCCTCGAAGGCCGGGTCCTGGAAGTCGAGGAAGTAGCCGTAGCCGACGATCCTGGCGAAGGCCAGGCCGTTGTAGGTGACGTGGACCAGGTGGCTGTTCATGTCCCAGTCGCTGAGGGTGGGGTGGTCCTCGCCGAACAGGCGGTTCACGTTGTCGACGTAGCCATAGTAGATCGTAGTGTCGGGCAGGGACTGATTGGATACCGTAAAGGCATCCATGGTCACCGAATTCTGCCGCCAGCCGACCGGGCCCACCCAACGCTCGTTGTCGAAGGTGATGTATTGCCGGCCCAGCTGCAGCGTGGTGTCGGCCAACCCGGAATAGGCCAGGAAGACCTGGTTCACCTCAGTGGATTCCGGGTCCAGCACGACCGGGTACTGCGTGTGGCCGTTGACGGTGCTGTTGAACTTCTCACTGCCGAAGGCGCGTACATCCTCGAATTCCACCACGGCACTGAACCGGTTCCAGCCAGCGGTCTCGTAGCCCAGCCTGGTACGCATCGTGAACGCATGGGCCTTGTCGCTGAGCACTTCGTCGTCCACGAACTCGTAGCGCGGCCGTACCTGGCCGTAGACCTTGCCGTCGGTCACGGCCTCCAGCAGGCTGCCGGCCTGCGGGTGCTGATCGGCAGTCGCGGTGCCGCCGATCAGCAGCAGTCCAGTGCAGGCCGCGACCCCTGCTGTAACGCGGGTGATGGTGAGTGACATGTGCATCGATCTCCTGTGGGTGATGGTGGTATGCATTGCTCTTATGGTTGTCTGCTGGCGTGTGTTATATCCACCGCGCCTCCCATCGCCGCGCG
Proteins encoded in this region:
- a CDS encoding AAA family ATPase; amino-acid sequence: MAQDPAARTPATRTRDAFPFNPDRVPLFPVDSQQRALAGLQQDIAAGLHLLCLTGPPGSGKTAVLQALRETASVAVIGLISAPTPGRLLFDTAKALHVDVPGDNESTVRRRLGMRLIASDQRRNRPLLLIDSADRLLPKDLDLLFHFFPRGHASVVLASSDDPTAWLAARVGAAAPQVDRSYALDPLSAAETAGYIRHRLRAASLPEDLCPPDTIATLYAHSEGLPRRINQLCAATLAQTDVRGAG
- a CDS encoding AAA family ATPase, yielding MDMELAVRASKAFPLQADQRPLYPAVGHRQLLERLRQSLLGGHHLNCLTGPPGSGKTALLQALHTDLGASAVLVLAPVPGALLQHLTKTLGLDVRGDTTTTVRRRLAMTLTATGRHRRPLTLLIDDADRLQAADLDVLFHFFNPGCAHILLAGRPVLASFFTHAQPRSTLPRAEHIHRLEPLAPADTAGYIRHRLTQACLPAHLFDGEANAAVHAYTAGLPRSINRLCAIALMDAGRRGDERVTAAQVRAVVLRAPAGTYIEPLQPLPPAIARLRALKDAERPGNAPDQVTG
- a CDS encoding TIGR03862 family flavoprotein, with translation MTPDTPSPLIAVIGGGPAGLMAAEVLSGGGMRVALFDAMPSVGRKFLLAGKGGMNLTHAEPQEAFLQRYGVHRGRIAPLLEAFGPADLRAWTHDLGIETFVGTSGRVFPVDMKAAPLLRVWLQRLRAGGVRFHVRHRWLGWADTGALRFATPQGESTLAVDAVVLALGGGSWARLGSDGAWVPLLAGRGVTVAPLRPSNCGFDVGWSEHFRTRFAGQPVKSVVVNCADAQGRTLRRQGEFVVTGSGIEGGVIYALSAALRDRIEADGSVCLELDLVPGRDAAQLAAALARPRGSRSFANHLRRQAGIAGVKAGLVRECLAAEVHTDPVRLAAALKALPLRLLAPRPLDEAISSAGGVPFEALDERSMLQALPGVFCAGEMLDWEAPTGGYLLTACFASGRAAGTGALAWLRATAPVVNRSPPSDASRDAPLGSS
- a CDS encoding ferritin-like domain-containing protein; protein product: MKDLTGKTRVTTDIIDIPRRRFVSGAGGLTLSAAAVALLGGAPRLALRAGEVGSGDITILNAAIGSELEAIAAYQVGAESGLLGKDAKRLALQFQGHHRSHADLLRGTVMQLGATPVEARDRYDFPVDQLKNEADVLRFAAGLERDAVSAYLGAVPQFGDRALARAAASILGDEAMHWAVLRYVLGEDPVPTAFVS
- a CDS encoding RNA polymerase sigma factor, with the protein product MTEQALWAQAARRAPAVAADVPDDATLVAQVRAGDLHAFELLMRRHNRRMFRTARSVVRDADEAEDIVQEAYVRAWLRLAELTRPAGFAAWVARITVNEAYMRLRRSRRLTLVGDEEQLEMATSDDGARSTPGPEQLAGRAQLRGLIEAAIDALPQPFRSVFVLRMVEQLDTAETAYCLDLPPATVKTRLHRARLLLQRQLAEVVDTAAADAFEFGGTHCDRVVAQVLARIRGEPQPR
- a CDS encoding acetyltransferase, coding for MKSLAEVVRSACVEAALAAYEEAGILGLCHEGRWEYALQAIKALDLDRLAAGIDTVASDAVDPGASAEGR
- a CDS encoding metallophosphatase family protein; amino-acid sequence: MKLAVLSDIHGNVPALAAVLDDIERWGAERLIVNGDLVSRGPYSLECLRLLQARAPDAHFLTGNHETYVLRCADEPADPESPTHDIDRFADWARWQLGAAVDEIRTWGDQLDLTDLEGGATVLVTHGSRLGNRDGISVRTRDDDLPAKLGEPRDLFIGSHTHRPLLRRFNGTLVVNTGSVGQPMDGDARAAYGRFTLIGGRWQAEIARVVYDKAQAERDFIDSGFLVEAGPIARLIYLELRQSRTHLGPWRQRYLEAVKGRELSVTAAVDAYLRAL
- a CDS encoding glycine zipper 2TM domain-containing protein; translation: MNRLQRVLISLAVSGATLAAAPLAHADKVIVNNHYYGSHDNAYRYDERRHPRHDKHRRKHQRTVVHEHHYYPEPVVERVIVVERPVYEPARYYDEPRYYGDEPGRYPPAADGYRSATPMIVGGIIGGVLGNQVGKGRGKDVATVAGAILGGSIGRDTGYRR
- a CDS encoding homoserine O-succinyltransferase; its protein translation is MPLVANSDLPAFARLQEEGETIVPGEDAVHQDIRELHIGLLNMMPDAALAATERQFFRLVGESNQIAQFYMHPFTLDALERGTEGRAHVERYYETFGQIKEAGLDALIVTGANVQGTELAEQPFWEPLIEVIDWAYENVTSTLCSCLATHAVLQFRYHQKRRPLGFKRWGVYSHQLVDRRHPLVLGVNTRFDVPHSRFNQIDRSQFEAAGLTVLAESAAAGVHLAVSEDGFRLVFLQGHPEYDSISLLKEYKREVQRYASGARADYPPFPDNYFGLQTQAILDEHRVALEAALATGRPPPELPEALIVPQIDNTWHDTAEAILNNWVGKVYQTTAADRRRPFMEGLDPNDPLGLRD
- a CDS encoding alginate export family protein; the protein is MSLTITRVTAGVAACTGLLLIGGTATADQHPQAGSLLEAVTDGKVYGQVRPRYEFVDDEVLSDKAHAFTMRTRLGYETAGWNRFSAVVEFEDVRAFGSEKFNSTVNGHTQYPVVLDPESTEVNQVFLAYSGLADTTLQLGRQYITFDNERWVGPVGWRQNSVTMDAFTVSNQSLPDTTIYYGYVDNVNRLFGEDHPTLSDWDMNSHLVHVTYNGLAFARIVGYGYFLDFQDPAFEALSTRTLGLRLDGSHAISDTMKLLYTAEYADQTDYADGRPGDADYYWLTLGLGFKQFEVKLNQERLSGNGTYSLSTPLATVHAQNGWADKFLANPADGLIDTSVAASTAVAGVKLVAIYHDYQSDNSSYDYGDEWNLLAVKPINKNLKVLAKFADYSADRNATNVARNPAQRTDVQKFWLMADFTF